In a single window of the Flavobacteriales bacterium genome:
- the porQ gene encoding type IX secretion system protein PorQ — translation MKHYLIIISFFTCFYSFSQIGGEQTYQFLNYTNSARVEGAGGYLIAIRDNDPSLGVENPALLNRSMHGYLVLDYTNQFAGANFGFSSYTKHYANVGTFNASLLYANYGKFDYANAEGILTGGSFTASDLALRLSYGRPISERFSVGANFNVLGSFYEQYNSFGISGTLGASYYNEEKEFSSGLLIKNIGYQLKSYRSNNKEQLPFNAVIAVSKKLAHAPFRFSFTYHNLQRFNLLYFDEDAPVETDPLTGEVVENKAPGFGKKLVQHIIIGGELILSDNFHIQAGYNHFVRTMSKVSAKTGAAGLSWGIGFKVKRFHLSYGMGKRHIAGANNHITISTNIGKQVPAEDTFYRQHQK, via the coding sequence ATGAAGCATTACCTAATAATTATTAGCTTTTTTACCTGTTTTTATAGTTTCTCTCAAATAGGGGGAGAACAAACATATCAGTTCTTAAACTATACCAACTCAGCTAGAGTTGAGGGGGCAGGAGGATACCTTATTGCAATAAGAGATAACGATCCCTCATTAGGGGTGGAGAATCCTGCATTGTTGAATCGTTCAATGCATGGTTATTTGGTGTTGGATTATACCAATCAGTTTGCAGGTGCAAATTTTGGTTTTTCTTCCTACACTAAACATTATGCTAATGTAGGTACATTTAATGCTAGTCTTTTGTATGCAAATTATGGAAAGTTTGATTATGCAAATGCTGAGGGAATACTTACTGGAGGAAGTTTTACAGCTAGTGATTTAGCTTTAAGGCTTAGCTATGGTAGACCAATTTCTGAAAGGTTTTCAGTAGGAGCTAACTTCAATGTTTTAGGAAGTTTTTATGAACAGTATAATTCTTTTGGGATAAGTGGAACTTTAGGGGCTAGCTATTATAATGAAGAAAAAGAATTTTCGAGTGGCCTATTAATTAAAAATATTGGTTATCAGTTAAAATCATATAGGAGTAATAATAAAGAGCAATTACCTTTTAATGCAGTAATAGCTGTTTCTAAAAAATTAGCACATGCTCCTTTTCGTTTTTCATTTACTTATCATAATTTACAACGATTTAACTTGCTGTATTTCGATGAAGATGCTCCGGTAGAGACAGATCCTTTAACAGGTGAAGTGGTTGAAAATAAAGCGCCAGGATTTGGAAAAAAGTTAGTGCAACACATTATTATTGGAGGAGAACTAATTTTATCCGATAACTTTCATATTCAAGCTGGTTATAACCATTTTGTAAGGACAATGAGTAAGGTCTCAGCAAAAACAGGAGCTGCTGGTTTATCTTGGGGAATAGGTTTTAAAGTGAAACGTTTCCATTTAAGCTATGGAATGGGGAAACGTCATATTGCAGGAGCCAATAATCATATCACAATTTCAACCAATATTGGAAAACAAGTTCCTGCCGAGGATACTTTTTATCGCCAGCATCAAAAATAG
- a CDS encoding transketolase — MHQIEELERKCTQTRRDIVRMVHAVQSGHPGGSLGCTEFLTVLYNHTMTHTPSDFKMDGKNEDLFFLSNGHISPVLYSVLARVGYFPVNELASFRKLNTRLQGHPTTHEGLPGVRIASGSLGQGLSVAIGAAETKKLNNDPALVYTLHGDGELQEGQIWEALMYAAGKNVDNLIATIDYNHKQIDGDIDDVLPLGDLNAKLSAFGWKVLTMDGNHVAEVIETLEKAKALAGNGQPIAIIMKTEMGNGVDFMMGTHKWHGSPPNDEQLASALAQNPETLGDY, encoded by the coding sequence ATGCATCAAATTGAAGAATTAGAACGAAAATGTACTCAAACAAGAAGAGATATAGTAAGAATGGTACATGCTGTACAGTCTGGTCATCCTGGTGGTTCACTAGGTTGTACCGAGTTTCTTACTGTTTTGTATAATCATACGATGACACACACACCATCTGATTTTAAAATGGATGGTAAAAATGAGGATTTATTCTTTCTTTCTAATGGTCATATATCTCCAGTTTTATATAGCGTTTTGGCTCGCGTAGGCTATTTCCCTGTTAATGAATTAGCATCTTTTAGAAAATTAAACACCCGTTTACAAGGGCATCCTACTACTCATGAAGGTTTACCTGGTGTAAGAATTGCTAGTGGTTCATTAGGACAAGGACTCTCTGTAGCCATTGGAGCTGCTGAAACAAAAAAATTGAATAATGATCCTGCTCTAGTCTATACCTTACATGGTGATGGTGAGCTACAAGAAGGACAGATTTGGGAAGCTTTAATGTATGCAGCTGGAAAAAATGTCGACAACCTTATTGCTACGATTGATTATAACCACAAACAAATTGATGGTGATATTGATGATGTACTTCCACTAGGGGATCTCAATGCGAAATTAAGTGCTTTCGGATGGAAAGTTCTCACTATGGATGGTAATCATGTAGCTGAAGTAATTGAAACCTTGGAAAAGGCTAAAGCATTAGCTGGTAATGGGCAACCTATTGCTATTATCATGAAAACTGAAATGGGAAATGGTGTTGACTTTATGATGGGAACTCATAAATGGCATGGTTCACCACCAAATGATGAGCAATTAGCTTCTGCGTTAGCTCAAAATCCTGAAACTTTAGGCGATTATTAA
- a CDS encoding RNA-binding transcriptional accessory protein, whose amino-acid sequence MNTADFAKIIGVKETQIKRVEQLIEEGATLPFIARYRKDYTGGITDIELEKIASFLTQKKQFEERKETIFKALKTLNVLTDSLAEELNKSKTIQGLEDLYAPFKPRRKSKVDVAIENGLAPLAKMLMAQNGTAIESIANRYVKNGIKTIDEVLEGTVDIAALWISERVNIKQQLRKLYWRKAVLKTKLVKGKEEAGEKYRDYYDYEERLGRLKSHRFLAIYRAQDEGILKVNIAPEKTEAIEIIERYVLKSNHQDTFLSKAIVKSYSKYFKPTLEAEVRKELKTQFDDEAIVVFANNLKQLLLQAPLGGKRILAIDPGFKSGCKLVCLNENGDLLSNATIYPHPPQKEVTSSKKKVATLIEQYKIEAIALGNGTASRETERFLKSIHYRNDLSIYIVNEAGASVYSASKVAREEFPNYDVTVRGGVSIGRRLIDPLAELVKIDPKSIGVGQYQHDVNQNKLKSKLDYTVENCVNSVGVNLNTASKYLLSYVAGIGPQLAENIIKYRAEHGSFKSRKDLIKVPKLGKKAFEQASGFLRIVEASNPLDNSGVHPENYKLVELIAHEHQTSIVDLIGNASAVNAIQWSNYSTDEVGVHTLADIKKELLQPNRDPRNKLKAFAFAKINSIADIEVGMVLPGIVNNVTNFGAFVDIGIKENGLIHISELADEYVSNPASVIALQQQVQARVINIDKERKRINLSLKSQ is encoded by the coding sequence ATGAATACAGCAGATTTTGCAAAGATAATAGGGGTCAAAGAGACACAAATAAAAAGAGTAGAACAACTCATTGAAGAGGGGGCAACCCTACCTTTTATTGCTCGTTATCGAAAAGATTATACAGGAGGAATAACAGATATTGAATTAGAAAAAATAGCATCGTTTTTAACTCAAAAAAAGCAGTTTGAAGAACGTAAAGAGACTATTTTTAAAGCATTGAAAACCCTGAATGTACTAACAGATTCTTTAGCGGAAGAGTTGAATAAATCCAAAACAATTCAGGGATTAGAGGACCTTTATGCTCCATTTAAACCAAGAAGGAAGTCAAAAGTAGATGTGGCAATTGAAAATGGTTTGGCTCCTTTAGCAAAAATGCTGATGGCTCAAAATGGTACAGCTATAGAAAGCATCGCAAATCGCTATGTAAAAAATGGAATCAAGACTATAGATGAAGTGCTAGAGGGAACAGTTGATATTGCTGCATTATGGATTAGTGAACGGGTAAATATAAAGCAGCAATTGAGAAAGCTATATTGGAGAAAAGCTGTTTTAAAAACTAAATTGGTAAAAGGAAAGGAAGAAGCGGGAGAGAAGTATAGAGACTATTACGATTATGAAGAAAGGTTAGGACGACTAAAATCTCATCGTTTTTTGGCTATTTATAGGGCACAAGATGAGGGGATTTTAAAAGTCAATATAGCTCCTGAAAAAACAGAAGCAATTGAAATTATAGAACGATATGTTCTTAAATCAAATCACCAAGATACTTTTCTGTCAAAAGCAATTGTTAAGTCCTATTCCAAGTATTTTAAACCAACTTTAGAAGCAGAGGTAAGAAAAGAATTGAAAACGCAATTTGATGATGAAGCTATTGTTGTGTTTGCTAATAATTTAAAACAATTATTACTCCAAGCTCCACTAGGAGGTAAGCGTATTTTGGCCATAGATCCTGGCTTTAAATCAGGATGTAAATTAGTCTGTTTAAATGAAAATGGAGATCTATTATCTAATGCGACAATATATCCCCACCCACCTCAAAAGGAAGTTACTTCTTCTAAAAAGAAAGTCGCTACTCTAATAGAACAATATAAGATTGAAGCTATAGCCTTAGGAAATGGTACAGCAAGTCGTGAGACCGAACGTTTTTTAAAAAGTATACACTACCGAAATGATTTATCAATTTATATCGTCAATGAAGCTGGAGCCTCTGTATATTCAGCATCAAAAGTTGCAAGGGAAGAGTTTCCTAATTATGATGTAACTGTAAGAGGAGGGGTGTCTATAGGTAGGCGTTTAATCGATCCTCTAGCTGAGTTGGTAAAAATAGACCCTAAGAGTATTGGGGTTGGACAATATCAACACGATGTGAATCAGAATAAGTTAAAGAGTAAGTTAGATTATACCGTTGAAAACTGTGTTAACAGTGTTGGTGTAAACCTCAATACAGCAAGTAAATATTTATTGTCTTATGTTGCAGGGATAGGTCCGCAATTAGCAGAAAACATCATTAAATATCGTGCAGAACATGGTAGTTTTAAATCAAGAAAAGACTTGATCAAAGTACCGAAATTAGGAAAAAAAGCTTTTGAACAAGCATCAGGTTTTTTGAGGATAGTTGAGGCAAGTAATCCATTAGATAATAGTGGGGTACACCCTGAAAATTATAAGCTGGTGGAGTTAATTGCTCATGAACACCAAACATCAATTGTTGATTTAATAGGGAATGCATCAGCTGTTAATGCCATTCAATGGTCCAATTATTCAACAGATGAAGTAGGTGTACATACATTGGCAGATATAAAAAAAGAGTTATTACAACCTAATCGAGATCCTCGAAATAAGTTAAAAGCATTTGCATTTGCTAAAATCAATTCTATAGCTGATATTGAGGTTGGTATGGTGTTACCTGGAATCGTTAATAATGTAACTAATTTTGGTGCTTTTGTTGATATTGGGATCAAAGAAAATGGATTGATACATATTTCAGAATTAGCAGATGAATATGTTAGTAACCCTGCCAGCGTAATTGCGTTACAGCAACAAGTGCAAG
- a CDS encoding gliding motility-associated C-terminal domain-containing protein: protein MKNFIITGLISVLSLSFYGQTLISAADTTCDCSNASSVFNDGSNANFQDAGGGADYSSNENEVITFCPDAGASKVSATFATNSGFSWDVDASDTLYVYDGPSTSSPLIGAYNSTTDPNGFFAIASWNNPSGCLTFQFVSNGSAEGTGWDANISCGNPPQPFEVHMEGFINGQANGADDMTNDLNPVDTGYIDICLGDSIMLVANPVFPHDPSVTGNGGYDQIGNHTINWEATNGFSATGDTVWFKPTFQSGYLITLSVVDAFPQTEGLMMVVRVSTTPSFTTCTALDDTICEGQVTQLVGGITPGDTVGVQATTGAVEIGGTFASLTFLPDGSGQNYTTDVSISGFPANGTIQSATDINRICLSMEHSFLGDLEMMLTCPNGQSVTVFNSYTGSGLFPGGFGGGGTYLGGANDTGNGTVGVCEEYCFSEMPGSLASWAVLDAGTGIPTSPATGPSTGTMVTPGTYNPEESFFPALQGCPINGNWTITVRDNLGIDDGYICEWGIFFDATLNPNNETYTASIVNEFWSPDPTIITGDNDTAIIVQPPLGTTGYTFNVEDSFGCAYDTTVLVEVIQGPSINSPTTSCLGDDIQFSGTYAPEGGNWSFSGPGSISFFPNTTFINPKVTADQAGTYSIIFMDNQCGDTTIQQVTFLPSPTANIVQDSATICSGDSIIMAVETSDPNNVIWLFNGDTISNSVLVSMATQGVYTADVSSQCGSASDAFELFVEDCRMPNVITPNGDGHNDIFYTNIADNYTDTHVTIFNRWGRKVYENTNYDNSWNGVNKGGAALPGGVYYYVLTYNGGSQEQKGFITLIK, encoded by the coding sequence ATGAAGAATTTTATTATAACAGGATTAATATCAGTATTGAGTTTATCATTTTATGGTCAAACTTTAATATCAGCTGCAGATACTACATGTGATTGTTCAAACGCAAGTAGTGTTTTTAATGATGGAAGTAATGCCAATTTCCAAGATGCAGGAGGTGGAGCTGATTATAGCTCAAACGAGAATGAAGTCATTACGTTTTGTCCAGATGCTGGTGCTTCAAAGGTTTCGGCAACATTTGCAACTAACTCAGGTTTCTCTTGGGATGTTGATGCTTCTGATACTTTATATGTTTATGATGGACCGTCGACTTCAAGCCCACTGATAGGAGCTTATAATTCAACAACAGATCCAAATGGATTTTTTGCGATAGCTTCTTGGAATAATCCAAGTGGTTGTTTAACATTTCAATTTGTGAGTAATGGTTCTGCTGAAGGAACTGGTTGGGATGCTAACATTTCTTGTGGAAATCCTCCTCAACCATTTGAAGTACATATGGAAGGTTTTATCAATGGTCAAGCAAATGGAGCTGATGATATGACGAACGATTTGAATCCAGTGGATACTGGATATATTGATATTTGTTTAGGAGATTCAATTATGTTGGTTGCAAATCCAGTATTCCCACATGATCCTTCTGTTACAGGTAATGGAGGTTACGATCAGATAGGAAATCATACGATCAACTGGGAGGCAACAAATGGTTTTTCAGCAACAGGTGATACGGTATGGTTTAAGCCAACTTTTCAAAGTGGATATTTAATTACACTTAGTGTTGTTGATGCTTTTCCTCAAACAGAAGGGTTAATGATGGTTGTAAGAGTATCAACTACACCTAGTTTTACAACTTGTACAGCATTAGATGATACAATATGTGAAGGACAAGTAACACAGTTAGTAGGGGGAATTACTCCAGGGGATACTGTTGGTGTTCAGGCAACAACAGGAGCTGTAGAAATTGGTGGAACATTCGCTAGTTTAACATTTTTACCTGATGGTTCAGGGCAAAATTACACTACAGATGTAAGTATTTCTGGGTTTCCAGCAAATGGAACAATCCAATCAGCTACAGATATTAATAGAATTTGCTTAAGTATGGAGCATTCTTTCTTAGGTGATTTAGAAATGATGTTGACATGTCCAAATGGTCAGTCTGTGACTGTATTTAATTCATATACAGGATCAGGACTTTTCCCAGGAGGATTCGGAGGTGGAGGTACTTACCTTGGAGGAGCAAATGATACCGGTAACGGTACCGTTGGTGTCTGTGAAGAATATTGTTTTTCTGAAATGCCAGGGTCATTAGCAAGTTGGGCAGTGTTAGATGCTGGAACAGGAATACCAACTTCTCCAGCTACAGGACCGTCAACAGGGACAATGGTTACTCCAGGTACATATAATCCTGAAGAGTCATTCTTCCCAGCTTTACAAGGATGCCCAATTAATGGAAACTGGACAATTACTGTTAGAGATAACTTAGGGATAGATGATGGTTACATTTGTGAATGGGGAATTTTCTTTGATGCCACATTGAACCCTAATAACGAAACATATACGGCGTCAATTGTGAATGAATTCTGGAGTCCAGATCCAACAATTATAACAGGTGATAATGATACAGCGATTATCGTACAACCGCCATTAGGAACAACAGGTTATACTTTTAATGTTGAAGATAGTTTTGGATGTGCTTATGATACAACAGTATTGGTTGAAGTGATCCAAGGACCATCAATTAATAGTCCAACAACAAGTTGTTTAGGAGATGATATTCAATTTTCAGGAACTTATGCTCCTGAAGGTGGAAATTGGTCATTCTCTGGACCAGGAAGTATTTCTTTCTTCCCAAATACAACATTTATTAACCCTAAAGTAACAGCAGATCAAGCTGGAACGTATTCTATAATATTCATGGATAATCAATGTGGAGATACAACAATTCAACAGGTTACATTCTTACCGTCTCCAACAGCAAATATTGTTCAAGATTCGGCAACTATTTGTAGTGGAGATTCTATTATAATGGCTGTTGAAACTTCTGACCCTAATAATGTAATATGGTTGTTTAATGGCGATACGATTTCGAATTCAGTATTAGTATCAATGGCTACTCAAGGGGTCTATACTGCCGATGTGTCAAGTCAATGTGGTTCAGCATCTGATGCTTTTGAATTATTCGTAGAAGATTGTAGAATGCCAAATGTTATCACTCCAAATGGTGATGGTCATAATGACATCTTTTACACTAATATTGCTGATAACTATACTGATACTCACGTTACAATATTCAACAGATGGGGAAGAAAAGTATATGAAAATACCAATTATGATAATTCATGGAATGGAGTAAATAAAGGTGGAGCAGCTTTACCAGGTGGTGTTTATTACTATGTATTAACATACAATGGTGGTTCACAAGAACAAAAAGGCTTTATTACATTAATTAAATAA
- the ychF gene encoding redox-regulated ATPase YchF: MKCGIVGLPNVGKSTLFNCLSNAVAQSANFPFCTIEPNVGTITVPDERITKLENLVSPERVVPTTIEIVDIAGLVKGAHKGEGLGNQFLANIREVDAIIHVVRCFEDGNVIHVDGSVDPVRDKEVIDIELQLKDLETVEKRIAGVARKIKSGDKEAIKQNELYGELKELLESGKSARSLTLDEDKQALLDELQLITAKPVMYLCNVDEASVKDGNAYVDALKEAVKGEGAEVLVLGAAIEADINELETYEERQLFLDDLGLDEPGVSKLIKSAYQLLNLSTYFTVGVKEVRAWTITTGMTAPQAAGVIHTDFEKGFIRAEVIKYPDFIELGSEAKIKEAGKLQVNGKDYVVEDGDIMHFRFNV, from the coding sequence TTGAAATGCGGAATTGTAGGATTACCAAATGTGGGTAAATCAACGTTGTTTAATTGTTTGTCAAATGCGGTAGCACAAAGTGCTAACTTCCCATTTTGTACAATAGAACCGAATGTAGGAACCATTACTGTTCCAGATGAAAGAATAACTAAATTAGAAAACTTAGTAAGTCCTGAACGAGTAGTACCAACAACTATAGAAATAGTTGATATTGCTGGTTTAGTTAAAGGAGCTCACAAAGGAGAAGGTTTAGGAAATCAATTTTTGGCTAATATTAGAGAAGTCGATGCGATTATTCATGTGGTAAGATGTTTTGAAGACGGAAATGTGATACATGTTGATGGTAGTGTAGATCCCGTAAGAGATAAAGAGGTGATTGATATAGAATTGCAATTGAAAGACCTTGAAACTGTTGAAAAAAGAATTGCAGGAGTTGCAAGAAAAATTAAGTCTGGAGATAAAGAAGCAATTAAGCAAAATGAATTATATGGAGAGTTAAAAGAATTGCTTGAGTCAGGTAAATCGGCTCGTTCTTTAACTTTAGATGAGGATAAACAAGCATTGTTGGATGAACTGCAATTAATTACAGCAAAGCCTGTGATGTACCTTTGTAATGTGGATGAGGCTTCCGTAAAAGATGGAAACGCTTATGTTGATGCCTTAAAAGAAGCTGTAAAAGGTGAGGGAGCAGAGGTTTTAGTTTTAGGTGCTGCTATTGAGGCTGATATCAATGAACTGGAAACTTATGAAGAGCGTCAATTATTTTTGGACGATTTAGGATTAGATGAGCCAGGCGTAAGTAAATTGATTAAGTCAGCGTATCAATTGTTAAACCTATCGACTTATTTTACAGTAGGAGTGAAAGAAGTAAGAGCTTGGACTATTACAACAGGGATGACAGCTCCTCAAGCTGCTGGAGTAATTCATACAGACTTTGAAAAAGGGTTTATTAGAGCCGAGGTAATAAAATATCCAGACTTTATAGAATTGGGCTCAGAAGCTAAAATTAAAGAGGCTGGAAAACTTCAGGTAAATGGAAAAGATTATGTAGTAGAAGATGGAGATATCATGCATTTTAGATTTAATGTATAA